One genomic region from Oculatellaceae cyanobacterium encodes:
- a CDS encoding FAD-binding oxidoreductase produces MNQTAEILSQLPGDVLGGLRRADSLWQAIKENSLPIPTVVKESQVPLETVELDIVICGGTLGILVAAALQIQGYRVAVVERGILRGRDQEWNISRKELETFVELGLLSLSELENAIATQYNPARIAFPNTPDIWVRDILNIGVDPVFLLETIKLKFLAAGGQLLQQTPFDAAIVHTNGVRVEAGEKVLNTRLLIDAMGHFSPIAQQARQGQKPEGVCLVVGSCAQGFPENETGDLFVSFTPMQHHCQYFWEAFPARDGRTTYLFTYMDAHPERPSLEFLFEEYLRLLPKYQNVELSQLKFQRALFGFFPSYKQSPLRTPWNRILLVGDSSGSQSPVSFGGFGAIVRHLKRLTIGIQEALQSDALSQNALALLQPYQPNIAATWMFQRAMSAGIEQQLKVDQINQLLAGVFQSMAQLGDDVIRPFLQDVVQFSGLSKTLLKTAITQPAIVLPVIPHVGLETLLAWIVHYLTLGGYTALDPLGKMMMPLEKMLPPVQQYYYHRLLDAWRYGSGADY; encoded by the coding sequence ATGAATCAAACCGCAGAAATTCTATCGCAACTACCAGGAGATGTGTTAGGAGGGCTACGCCGTGCCGATAGCCTTTGGCAAGCAATTAAGGAAAATTCTTTACCAATACCTACGGTAGTTAAAGAAAGCCAGGTACCTTTGGAAACTGTAGAGTTAGATATTGTTATTTGCGGTGGCACACTAGGAATTTTAGTGGCGGCTGCTTTACAAATACAGGGCTACCGTGTGGCTGTAGTTGAGCGTGGAATTTTACGCGGTAGAGATCAAGAGTGGAATATCTCCCGCAAAGAACTAGAAACTTTTGTGGAATTAGGCTTACTTTCTTTATCAGAATTAGAGAATGCGATCGCTACCCAATATAACCCTGCTCGGATTGCCTTTCCTAATACTCCTGATATTTGGGTGCGAGATATTCTTAACATTGGTGTTGACCCAGTTTTTCTCTTAGAAACTATCAAGTTAAAATTTTTGGCTGCTGGTGGTCAATTATTGCAACAAACACCTTTTGATGCAGCGATAGTTCACACCAATGGTGTAAGGGTAGAAGCAGGTGAAAAAGTTTTAAATACGCGCTTATTAATAGACGCAATGGGGCATTTTTCTCCTATAGCGCAACAGGCGCGACAAGGACAAAAACCAGAAGGAGTTTGCTTAGTAGTAGGTAGCTGCGCTCAAGGATTTCCAGAAAACGAGACAGGCGATTTATTTGTCTCTTTTACACCCATGCAGCATCACTGCCAATACTTTTGGGAAGCATTTCCAGCAAGAGATGGCAGAACTACTTATTTATTTACCTACATGGATGCTCACCCAGAACGTCCTAGTTTAGAGTTTTTATTTGAAGAATACTTACGTTTGTTACCAAAGTATCAAAATGTAGAACTTTCTCAACTGAAATTTCAAAGGGCATTATTTGGTTTTTTTCCTTCCTACAAACAAAGCCCATTAAGAACACCTTGGAATCGGATATTGCTTGTGGGAGATAGTAGTGGTAGCCAATCACCTGTAAGCTTTGGAGGCTTCGGAGCAATAGTAAGACACCTGAAGCGTTTAACAATAGGAATTCAGGAAGCTTTACAAAGTGATGCTCTCAGTCAGAATGCTTTAGCACTGCTGCAACCTTATCAACCTAATATTGCTGCAACTTGGATGTTTCAAAGAGCGATGAGTGCTGGTATTGAGCAACAACTTAAAGTCGATCAAATTAACCAGTTGCTTGCAGGGGTGTTTCAGTCGATGGCGCAGTTAGGAGACGATGTGATCAGACCATTTTTGCAAGACGTTGTGCAATTTTCAGGTTTATCAAAAACGCTATTGAAAACTGCAATAACTCAGCCTGCGATCGTGTTACCAGTCATTCCTCATGTTGGATTAGAAACGCTACTGGCTTGGATAGTGCATTATCTTACTTTAGGAGGATATACCGCGCTAGATCCTTTAGGAAAAATGATGATGCCCCTAGAGAAAATGTTACCACCTGTACAGCAATACTATTACCACCGATTGCTTGATGCTTGGCGATATGGATCTGGAGCAGATTACTAA